One Pithys albifrons albifrons isolate INPA30051 chromosome 17, PitAlb_v1, whole genome shotgun sequence genomic window carries:
- the IFT81 gene encoding intraflagellar transport protein 81 homolog, which translates to MADQMQFIVEKLNQEPFRKNYNLISFDSLEPLQLLQLLSDVLAEIDPKHAVDIREELPEQTAKRMLNLLGILKYKPPGSVSDLSAFRQGLVTGSKPVIHPVLHWLLQRPSELKKRAYLARFLVKLEVPAEFLQDDTVADINAQYEELMEAFKNLHKEHEQLKTSGLSTAEIRRDISAMEEEKDRLVKRVERLKKRVETVQNHPRMLEIARQLRLEKEREESLAQQKQEQKSQLFHAEQRLQRAQLQLKEMQDAVADSNPESLMKKLEEELNFNSYLVTEKMPRELESKKASVFLLQKVVAEPAMTQTDLTALQSEINEVNAQVNQLIEKRMLKYEAADSKFSMYRQQASLVARRKEAKAQELQEAREELARLEGQVQLRSSHGPELGGPQAPPEHEFKQYVAKLRTKNTLYKQKRQEISEITAECGILQRTEELLRQRHQALQQQLQSTEEQKGISGYSYTQEELERVSAVKSEMDEMKGQTLDNMSEMVKRLNAVVAEKKASLAPIIKELRQLRHKCQELTQERDEKKLQYDSCAAGLESNRAALEQEVKVLLEECAQQESNYHYMNCMRRSLEVQLQRAREELKACVSPEGQQRRRALREQYTKMILEQENLGKKLREKQKVVRDNHGPNMKQMKMWQDLEQLMECKRECFLKQQNQAAIGQVIREGGKDRLVL; encoded by the exons ATGGCCGACCAAATGCAGTTCATTGTGGAGAAGCTCAATCAGGAGCCCTTCAGGAAGAACTACAACCTAATCTCGTTTGACTCGCTGGAGccgctgcagctgctgcagctgctcagcgATGTGCTGGCCGAGATTGACCCGAAG CATGCTGTTGACATTagagaggagctgccagaacaaacagctaaaagaatGCTGAATCTCCTTGGAATTCTCAAGTACAAACCTCCAGGGAGTGTGTCAGACCT AAGTGCTTTTCGCCAGGGGCTGGTTACTGGGAGCAAACCAGTAATTCATCCTGTCCTACACTGGCTGCTTCAGAGGCCCAGTGAGCTCAAGAAAAGAGCTTACCTGGCACGTTTCTTGGTGAAGCTGGAAGTGCCAGCAGAGTTTCTCCAGGATGACACCGTGGCTGACATCAACGCACAG TATGAAGAACTCATGGAAGCATTCAAAAACCTCCACAAGGAGCACGAGCAGCTCAAAACATCTGGTTTATCCACTGCAGAGATAAGAagg gACATCAGTGCaatggaggaggagaaagatcGACTGGTCAAAAGAGTAGAGCGTCTTAAGAAGAGG GTGGAGACAGTGCAAAATCATCCACGGATGCTTGAAATAGCAAGACAGCTCCGCttggagaaggagagagaagaatCTCTGGCTCAACAGAAGCAAGAACAGAAAAGTCAG CTGTTCCatgcagagcagaggctgcagagagcCCAACTCCAGCTGAAGGAGATGCAGGATGCAGTGGCTGATTCAAACCCTGAAA GTTTAATGAAGAAACTGGAAGAGGAGCTGAATTTCAATTCCTACCTGGTTACTGAGAAAatgcccagagagctggagagcaAAAAGGCCTCggtgtttctgctgcagaaggTGGTGGCAGAGCCAGCCATGACCCAGACTGAcctcacagccctgcagagtgAG ATAAATGAAGTCAATGCCCAAGTGAATCAGCTTATTGAGAAGAGGATGCTGAAATATGAGGCAGCTGATAGTAAATTCTCCATGTATCGCCAGCAG gCATCGCTGGTGGCCCGCAGGAAGGAGGCCAAGGcccaagagctgcaggaggccagggaggagctggccaggctggaggggcaggTGCAGCTCAGGAGCAGCCACGGCCCCGAGCTGGGGGGCCCCCAGGCACCGCCAGAGCACGAG TTCAAGCAGTACGTGGCCAAGTTGCGCACCAAGAACACGCTGTACAAGCAGAAGCGCCAGGAGATCTCCGAGATCACGGCGGAGTGTGGGATCCTGCAGAGGactgaggagctgctcaggCAGCGCCACCAggcccttcagcagcagctg CAAAGCACTGAGGAGCAGAAAGGGATCTCTGGCTACAGCTACacccaggaggagctggaaagaGTCTCTGCAGTGAAGAGTGAGATGGATGAGATGAAAGGCCAGACATTGGATAACATGTCTGAAATG GTGAAGAGGCTCAATGCAGTGGTGGCAGAGAAGAAGGCCAGCCTTGCCCCCATCATCAAGGAGCTCAGGCAGCTGAGGCACAAGTGCCAG GAATTAACTCAGGAACGCGATGAGAAGAAGCTGCAGTACGACAGTTGTGCAGCGGGGCTGGAGAGCAACCGCGCGGCGCTGGAGCag GAGGTGAAGGTGCTGCTGGAAGAATGTGCACAGCAGGAGAGCAACTACCACTACATGAACTGCATGAGGAGG AGCCTGGAGGTGCAGCTGCAGCgagccagggaggagctgaAGGCCTGTGTGTCCCCAGAGGGGCAGCAGCGGCGCCGGGCCCTGCG AGAACAGTATACAAAGATGATCCTTGAACAGGAAAACCTTGGGAAG aaattacGAGAGAAGCAGAAAGTTGTTCGGGACAATCATGGGCCAAACATGAAGCAGATGAAAATGTGGCAGGACTTGGAGCAGTTAATGGAATGTAAAAGAGAGTGTTTTCTGAAACAACAAAATCAAGCAGCCATTGGTCAGGTCATTCgggaaggagggaaagacaGGCTGGTGCTGTGA